The following coding sequences lie in one Spinacia oleracea cultivar Varoflay chromosome 1, BTI_SOV_V1, whole genome shotgun sequence genomic window:
- the LOC110796015 gene encoding uncharacterized protein: MGSSSSKYLPTYSVGTSGQRIPDSNCDWGSKCICPNNEHSYSGEYLNNLRLAQKENTSTRNYLKAWFEKMEVEPGEEVESKYDDRVPTPADLRFFGGDESDEEPNHSDSFDLYYVGECENTTAGPEVSDGQCSVSSPNVKEDEIKKKPPKGVDDA; the protein is encoded by the exons ATGGGATCCTCTTCCTCCAAATATCTTCCGACTTATTCGGTTGGTACTTCTGGGCAACGAATTCCTGACTCAAACTGTGATTGGGGCTCGAAATGCATTTGTCCCAACAACGAGCACTCGTATTCTGGCGAGTATCTGAATAATTTGAGGTTGGCCCAGAAGGAGAACACGAGTACCCGAAATTATCTCAAAGCTTGGTTTGAGAAAATGGAAGTGGAGCCTGGTGAAGAGGTGGAGTCCAAATACGACGATCGAGTCCCCACACCAGCAGATCTGAGATTCTTTGGAGGAGACGAATCTGATGag GAACCCAATCACTCTGATTCATTCGACCTATACTATGTGGGTGAGTGTGAGAACACAACTGCTGGTCCAGAGGTTTCTGATGGGCAATGTTCGGTTTCGTCCCCAAACGTGAAGGAagatgaaataaaaaaaaagccaCCTAAGGGTGTTGATGATGCTTAG